A stretch of Miscanthus floridulus cultivar M001 chromosome 13, ASM1932011v1, whole genome shotgun sequence DNA encodes these proteins:
- the LOC136500947 gene encoding ultraviolet-B receptor UVR8-like produces the protein MAVPPRATAVLAWGSGEDGQLGMGGNEEKDWAHCVEALGPYAVTAVVAGSRNSLAICDDGRLFTWGWNQRGTLGHPPETKTESSPGPVDALAGVKIVQAAIGGWHCLAVDDKGRAYAWGGNEYGQCGEEPQRTEDGTRALWRDIPTPQRCAPKLKVRQVAAGGTHSVVLTQEGHVWSWGQPWPPGDIKQISKPVRVQGLEKVRVVAVGAFHNLALTEDGILWAWGSNEYGQLGTGDTQPRSHPIRVEGLSDLSLVDIAAGGWHSTALTIEGEVYAWGRGEHGRLGFGDDKSSRMVPLKVELLAGENIVQVSCGGTHSVALTRDGRMFSFGRGDHGRLGYGRKVTTGHPMEVPIDLPPPKTSSSPDGQWQAKYVACGGRHTLAIAEWTEATD, from the exons atggcggtcCCGCCCCGCGCCACCGCGGTCCTCGCGTG GGGTTCCGGGGAGGATGGGCAGCTGGGCATGGGCGGGAACGAGGAGAAGGACTGGGCCCACTGCGTTGAGGCGCTGGGGCCCTACGCCgtcaccgccgtcgtcgccggcagCCGCAACTCCCTCGCCATCTGCGACGACGGCCGC CTCTTCACTTGGGGGTGGAACCAGCGCGGCACGCTTGGGCACCCGCCGGAGACCAAGACGGAGAGCTCCCCGGGCCCCGTCGACGCCCTCGCGGGTGTCAAGATCGTCCAG GCGGCGATTGGCGGGTGGCATTGCCTCGCAGTTGACGACAAGGGCCGCGCCTACGCCTGGG GGGGGAACGAGTACGGGCAGTGCGGTGAGGAGCCCCAGAGGACGGAGGACGGGACGAGGGCGCTCTGGAGGGACATCCCGACCCCGCAGCGCTGCGCGCCCAAGCTCAAAGTCCGGCAA GTAGCTGCTGGAGGGACACATTCAGTGGTTTTGACTCAAGAAGGTCACGTCTGGTCATGGGGACAGCCATGGCCTCCTGGCGATAT CAAGCAAATATCTAAACCAGTACGTGTGCAAGGCCTTGAGAAAGTGAGGGTCGTTGCTGTAGGTGCATTCCATAATTTGGCACTAACAGAGGATGGAATTTTGTGGGCATGGGGTAGTAATGAGTATGGTCAGCTGGGGACTGGAGATACCCAACCAAGATCGCATCCGATACGTGTCGAAGGACTATCTGATCTCTCACTG GTTGACATTGCTGCTGGAGGCTGGCATTCAACTGCACTAACTATAGAGGGAGAG GTGTATGCTTGGGGGAGAGGAGAGCACGGGAGGCTTGGATTTGGAGATGATAAGAGTAGTCGCATGGTGCCCCTAAAGGTTGAGCTTCTAGCTGGAGAAAATATTGTTCAG GTATCATGTGGAGGAACACATTCAGTTGCGCTAACTCGAGATGGCCGGATGTTTTCT TTTGGGAGGGGCGACCATGGCCGTCTGGGCTACGGCAGGAAGGTGACGACGGGCCACCCAATGGAAGTGCCCATCGACCTGCCGCCGCCCAAGACCAGCAGCAGCCCCGACGGGCAGTGGCAGGCGAAGTACGTGGCTTGTGGCGGGCGGCACACCCTGGCTATTGCGGAGTGGACAGAGGCCACCGACTGA